The Polyangium spumosum region CGCTCGGCAGGCTCGTGTCGTTGCTGCGCCTCGAGCGCGACGACATCGGCGTGGCGCTCGTCTACGCGATCGGCGTGGGCGTCGTGTCGCTCGCGGCGCCGATCGGGGTGCAGGCGCTGGTGAACACGGTGGCGTTCGGCGGGCTGCTCCAGCCGCTCGTCGTGCTGACGTTGCTGGTGTTCGTCGGGCTCGCGTTCGCCGGCGTGCTCCGCGCGCTCTGGGCGTGGGTCGTCGAGCGCATCCAGCAGCGGGTCTTCGTGCGCGTCTCGGTGGACCTCGCGTTCCGGCTGCCGCGCGTGCGATCCGACGCGCTCGGCGGCGCCTACGGGCCGGAGCTCGTGAACCGCTTCTTCGACGTGCTCACGGTGCAGAAGGGCGCGGCCACATTGCTCGTCGACGGCGTCTCCATCCTCTTGCAGACGGCCGTGGGCATGCTCGTGCTGGCGTTCTACCACCCGCTCCTGCTCGCGTTCGACGTGGCGCTGGTGATCGCGGTGTCGTTCGTCCTGCTCGGCCTCGGGCGCGGCGCGGTGAAGACGTCGGTCAAGGAGTCGAAGGCGAAGTACGCGGTCGCCGCGTGGCTCGAGGAGATGGCGCGGCACCCGGCCGCGTTCCGCTCGGTGGGCGCCTCGGGCTTCGCGCGCGCGCGCGCCGAGGACCTGCTCCACACGTGGCTCGAGGCGCGCAGGAAGCACTGGAAGGTGCTGTTCCGCCAGATCGCCGGCTCGCTCGTGGTGCAAGCGATCGCCAGCGCGGCGCTGCTCGGCGTCGGCGGCTGGCTCGTCATCCGCGGCAAGCTCACGCTCGGGCAGCTCGTCGCGGCGGAGCTGATCGTGACGACGGTCGTGGCGGGCATCGCGAAGTTCGGCAAGACGCTGGAGAGCTTCTACGACCTGCTCGCGGGCGTGGACAAACTCGGGCAGCTCGTCGATCTGCCGCTCGAGGTGCCCGGCGGGACGTACATCCCGCGGAGCGAGGCGGGCGCGCGCGTGCGGCTCGTCGACGTCGCCTTCGCCTACCCCGGCAAGGAGCCGCTCATCAACGAGTTGAACCTCTCGCTCGCCCCCGGCGCGCGCGTGGCCGTGGTCGGCCCGAGCGGCGCGGGCAAGAGCACGCTCGCGGACATGCTCTACGGCCTGCGCGCCCCCACGCGCGGGCACATCGACGTCGACGGCGCGGACCTGCGCGACGTCGACGTGAGCTCGCTGCGGGAGCACATCGCGCTCGTCCGCGGCGTCGAGATCTTCGACGGCACGGTCGCGGAGAACGTGCGCGTCGGCCGGCACGAGGTGCAGACACGCGACGTGCGCGCGGCGCTCGAAGCCGTGGGGCTCTGGGACGACATCGCGGCCCTGCCCGAGGGGCTCGAGACGCGGCTGCCGACGGGCGGCGGGCTGCTCTCGCACGGTCAGGCGCAGCGCCTCTGCGTGGCCCGCGCCATCGCAGGCCGGCCCCGCCTCGTCGTCCTCGACACGGCGCTCGCCGAGCTCGAGCCGGCGTCGCGCAAGGCGATCCACGCGGCGCTGCTCGACCGCGCGGCCCCGTGGACCGCGCTCGTCCTGACGCACGACCGCGATGTCTTGCGGAGCTGCGACGAGATCCTCGTGCTCGACGCGGGCAGGGTGCGCCCCCTGCGCGCGGGTGATCTGCCCTGAAGGCGCACGTCCGAGGGAGCGACAAGCCGATGCCTTCCAGACTGAACCCACACCGAACGATGGTCCTCGAAGGGGAGCGCGACGTGATGCGCCTCGTCCGCGCGCCGCGGCTGACGCGGACGATCGCGCGGATGCTGATCACGCTGTTCGTGCTGGTGGCGCTCTCGCTCGTGGTGGTGCCCTGGCAGCAGAACTCGCCGGCGCACGGGCGGGTGATCGCCTTCGCCCCGCTCGATCGCCAGCAGACGATCGAGGCGCCCGTCGAGGGCCGCGTCGTGCGCTGGCACGTGCAGGAGGGCGACCGCGTCGCGGAGGGCGCGGCGATCGCCGACATCGCCGACAACGATCCGGAGCTCGTCTCGCGCCTCGAGCGCGAGAAGGACGCCGTCGACGCGCGGATCGAGGCGGCCCGCGCGCGCGTCTCCGCCGTGGGAGATCGTATCCGGTCGCTCGAGTCTTCCCGCGACAGCGCGCTCGACGCGGCCTCGTCGCGCGTGAAGATGGCGAGGGACCGCGTGCGCGCCGCAGAACAAGCGGTCGTCGCGGCGAAGGCGGCGCACAAGACGGCCGAGCTCAACCTGGCGAGGCAGCGCTCGCTCTTCGACGAGGGCCTGTCGTCCAAGCGGCAGGTCGAGCTCGCGGAGCTCGACGAGGCGCGCACGCGCACCGACATGGATCGGGCAGGCGCCGCGGTCTCGGCCGCTCGCTCCGAGGAGACCGCGCTCGGCGCAGACCTCGCGAAGATCCGCAACGACGCGAGCGCCTCCATCAACGACGCGACGGCTTCCCGCGCGTCCGCCGAGTCCGAGATCGCGTCGGCGACCGCGGAGCTGGCGCGCATGGAGGTGCGGCTCGCCCGGCAGCTCACCCAGAGCGTCAAGGCGCCACGCGCGGGCACGGTGCTGCGCGTCGTCGCCAAGCAGGGCGGCGAGATGATCAAGTCGGGCGAGGTCCTCGCGGTGCTCGTGCCCGACACCGACGAGGCGGCGGTCGAGCTCTGGGTCGACGGCAACGACGTCAACCTCGTCACCCCGGGCCGCGACGTGCGCCTCCAGTTCGAGGGTTGGCCCGCGATCCAGTTCTCCGGCTGGCCCTCGGCGGCCGTCGGCACCTACGGCGGCAAGGTCGCGTTCGTCGACGCCACGGACGACGGCGCCGGCAAGTTCCGCGTGGTCGTCACGCCGGACGGCGTCGAGCCCTGGCCCGCGAGGCAATACCTGCGGCAAGGCACGCGCGCGAACGGCTGGGTCCTGCTCGACCGCGTCTCGCTCGGCTACGAGCTCTGGCGCCAGTTCAACGGCTTCCCGCCGCAGTGGCCCGCGCTGCCGGACGACGGCTCGAAGGACGGCAAGGACAAGGGCGACCAGAAGGGAGGTGGCAAGTGACGGTTCCCGGACGAACCCTCGCCCGCGGGCTCGCCATCATGCTCGGGCTCGCGTGGACGGCGGTCGCGAACGGACAAACTCCCTCGGGGGCGACGGACGTGACCACCTCGCTCCCCACGCCGCCGGGGCCCGCGACGACGGCCTCGACGAGCGCCGGAGAGCTCGGGCTCGACGAGCTCGTCCGCACGGTCGAGCAGCGCTTCCCGCTCATCCTCGCGGCCCAGCAGGATCGCGCCGTGGCCGAGGCCGAGAAGCTCTCGGCGTCCGGCGGGTTCGATCCATCGTGGCGCACGAGCGCGGCCGTGATCCCCATCGGCGGCTATCCCTCGCAGCGGCTCGACACCTTCGTCGAGCAGCCGCTGCCGTGGTGGGGATCGAGCGTCTTCGCCGGCTACCGCCTCGGCCTCGGCGCGTACCCCGTCTACGACGGCAAGCTCGCCACGAACCAGTACGGCGAGGTCCGCGCCGGCGCGCGGCTCAACCTCTGGCGCGACGGCCCGATCGACCGCCGCCGCGCGAGCATCCGGCGCGCCGAGCTCGGCGTCGACGCGGCCACGCAGGGCGCCGATCAGCAGCGCATCGACGCCACGCGTGTCGCCTCGTTCCGCTACTGGGACTGGGTCGCCGCGGGCCGGAGGCTCGCCGTCGCGCGTTCCTGGCTCGACCTCGCGATCGTGCGCGACGGCGCGCTCGCGCGGCGCGTGGAGACGGGGGACGTGCCTGCGATCGAGCGGCAGGAGAACCAGCGCGCGATCCTCCAGCGCAGGGCGCAGCTCGTCTCCGCGCAGCGCGCGCTCGAACAGTCGGCGATCGAGCTCTCGCTCTTCCTGCGCGCCGCCGATGGTTCGTCCATCCTGCCCGAGCCCTCGCGTTTGCCCTCGTCGATGCCCGAGCCCACGCCGCTCGACGTCGCGCGTATCCGAGCGGACGAGCGGGCTGCGCTGGAGCGGAGGCCCGAGCTCAAGCGCCTCGACGCGCAGAAGGAGCAAGCCGAGGTCGAGCGCCGCTGGGCCGAGAACCAGCGGCGCCCTGCGATCGACCTCGTCGTCGTCGGCTCGCAGGACCTCGGCCCGGGGGATCCGAAACAAGCGAAGCCCGTGCTCGAGGCGGCCGTCGTCGTCGACATCCCGCTGCTCAACCGCGCCGCCACCGGGCGCGAGCAGGCCGCGTCGGCGCAGGTCTCGCGCATCGAGGCCCAGGCGCGGCTGCAGCGTGATCGCGTGGTCGCCGACGTCCGCGACGCGGCCTCTGCGCTCGTGGCGGCCGAGCAGCGCGCCGCGGCGGCGCGCGCCGAGGTCGACGTCGCGCGCAGGCTCGCCGACCAGGAGCTCAAGCGCTTCGAGCTCGGCGAAGGCACGCTCCTGCTCGTGAACTTGCGCGAGCAGGCCGCGCTCGAAGCGGCGCTCCGCCAGATCGACGCCGTGGCCGACTGGCAGAAGGCCCTCGCCGCCTACCGCGCCGCGACCGCGGGCGCCCCGAGCGCCGTTCGTTGACCTCGCTCCCCCGCGAGTCACGTGATCCACGCCACGTAAGCCGGGTCAAAAGTATCGATCATGCTCCCGTCGAGGGGGCCTCGTCACGCGGTTCCAGCCGCGTGGAGGGGCCTCCGGCGGGGGCTCGACACGTTCGGGCAAATTTTTGGCGGAACACACGCCGGTCTGCATGTAGACTCCGCCTCCTCAACATGCCGACCGCTCGCCGTCGTCTCGAAAGCAAAGACATTCCCCAAGCAGACAGCCTCGAAAACGTCCGCCGCATCATCGATGCCGTCGCCGATGGCTCGAAAACGAAGGCCGACGTCTCCGACCGCACCGGGATCAACCCCCGCCACGTCCTCTACGGGCTCCACACCGCTCGGGTGCTCGGGTTCCTGGTGGAGGAAGAGGGCGGCGGGTTCGGCGTCACCGAGGTCGGCAAGGCGCTGCGTAATGCCGCGGCCGGGAGCGGCGAGGAGCGCGAGGAGTTCCGCAAGTCCATCCAGGACAGCGAAATCATCGGCGCGATCGCCCCCGGGATCCTCTCCGACAAACCGCCCGCGCAGGACGCGATCACGAAGCAGATCGTGAAGCTCAGCGGGCTGTCGGATTCGACGGCGGGCCGCCGCGCGCAGACGTTGATCTCGTGGCGCACCCAGATCATGTCGCAGCTCGGGACGGGCGTCGTGCCGAGCGCGCAGGACGAGGCCGCCGAAGTCGAAGAAGAAGAAGAGCAGGCCCAGTCCTGATCGGACCCTCACGCGCCCACCTCCACATGCGGGGTGGGCGCGTTTGTCCTCCATGGTCCGACGACACGCGCTCCGGTCGCCGTCCCGTCGACGAATTGGGTGATACCCATTTCGAGGGAGCAACGTCAGTGACGTGACAGGCATTGCGATGGTGATCGCCTCGCCTGGTCCGCGTGGCCATGCTATCCTGACATTCACTTCACTCTGGAGCTTTCCGCAATGTGGTCGCGGAGGGTCCCCCGAGGGGAAACGACCGCATGATCGCCATGGAACGGGCGAATCGAGGGCGCGCAGAGGCGCGCATCGGCACGCTTTTGAAAGGGAAATGGCGGCTCGATATGCTGCTCGGCGTGGGCGGCATGGCGGCCGTCTACGGGGCCACGCATCGCAACAA contains the following coding sequences:
- a CDS encoding ATP-binding cassette domain-containing protein, which codes for MAQPEIVPPAPRRPPPQDVAPETQEATSPPSSESCSAAARAARDAGLTEPLLHALELLGKSAGVEVERGAAREAVDEARQDTAFVGPEAWFDELARAGIKVGLRIRTVRRSSAEAIAAARALAPAVTLGAGEDGPARAMVLVDGRPGAVRVAAASGGDKPTWAGPEKLAAIVGAASPTEPVTWAIADPLEPLGALGGGGGGNGAPSPLGRLVSLLRLERDDIGVALVYAIGVGVVSLAAPIGVQALVNTVAFGGLLQPLVVLTLLVFVGLAFAGVLRALWAWVVERIQQRVFVRVSVDLAFRLPRVRSDALGGAYGPELVNRFFDVLTVQKGAATLLVDGVSILLQTAVGMLVLAFYHPLLLAFDVALVIAVSFVLLGLGRGAVKTSVKESKAKYAVAAWLEEMARHPAAFRSVGASGFARARAEDLLHTWLEARRKHWKVLFRQIAGSLVVQAIASAALLGVGGWLVIRGKLTLGQLVAAELIVTTVVAGIAKFGKTLESFYDLLAGVDKLGQLVDLPLEVPGGTYIPRSEAGARVRLVDVAFAYPGKEPLINELNLSLAPGARVAVVGPSGAGKSTLADMLYGLRAPTRGHIDVDGADLRDVDVSSLREHIALVRGVEIFDGTVAENVRVGRHEVQTRDVRAALEAVGLWDDIAALPEGLETRLPTGGGLLSHGQAQRLCVARAIAGRPRLVVLDTALAELEPASRKAIHAALLDRAAPWTALVLTHDRDVLRSCDEILVLDAGRVRPLRAGDLP
- a CDS encoding TolC family protein, giving the protein MTVPGRTLARGLAIMLGLAWTAVANGQTPSGATDVTTSLPTPPGPATTASTSAGELGLDELVRTVEQRFPLILAAQQDRAVAEAEKLSASGGFDPSWRTSAAVIPIGGYPSQRLDTFVEQPLPWWGSSVFAGYRLGLGAYPVYDGKLATNQYGEVRAGARLNLWRDGPIDRRRASIRRAELGVDAATQGADQQRIDATRVASFRYWDWVAAGRRLAVARSWLDLAIVRDGALARRVETGDVPAIERQENQRAILQRRAQLVSAQRALEQSAIELSLFLRAADGSSILPEPSRLPSSMPEPTPLDVARIRADERAALERRPELKRLDAQKEQAEVERRWAENQRRPAIDLVVVGSQDLGPGDPKQAKPVLEAAVVVDIPLLNRAATGREQAASAQVSRIEAQARLQRDRVVADVRDAASALVAAEQRAAAARAEVDVARRLADQELKRFELGEGTLLLVNLREQAALEAALRQIDAVADWQKALAAYRAATAGAPSAVR
- a CDS encoding HlyD family secretion protein; this encodes MVLEGERDVMRLVRAPRLTRTIARMLITLFVLVALSLVVVPWQQNSPAHGRVIAFAPLDRQQTIEAPVEGRVVRWHVQEGDRVAEGAAIADIADNDPELVSRLEREKDAVDARIEAARARVSAVGDRIRSLESSRDSALDAASSRVKMARDRVRAAEQAVVAAKAAHKTAELNLARQRSLFDEGLSSKRQVELAELDEARTRTDMDRAGAAVSAARSEETALGADLAKIRNDASASINDATASRASAESEIASATAELARMEVRLARQLTQSVKAPRAGTVLRVVAKQGGEMIKSGEVLAVLVPDTDEAAVELWVDGNDVNLVTPGRDVRLQFEGWPAIQFSGWPSAAVGTYGGKVAFVDATDDGAGKFRVVVTPDGVEPWPARQYLRQGTRANGWVLLDRVSLGYELWRQFNGFPPQWPALPDDGSKDGKDKGDQKGGGK